AACTCGACGTCACTGCTGAAACGGCTTCTCCTCGGGCGGCCGTTCCGTTCCGATCGGCTGGCCCACACCCTCCTGCCGAAGCGGATCGCGCTGCCGGTCTTCGCCTCCGACGCGCTCTCCTCAGTGGCCTACGCCCCGGCGGAGATCCTGCTGACCCTCTCCATCGCCGGAGCGGGCGCCTTCATCTTCTCGCCCTGGATCGCTCTCGCCGTCGCCGTCGTGATGATCACCGTGGTGGCGAGCTACCGCCAGAACGTGCACGCCTACCCGTCGGGCGGCGGCGACTACGAGGTCGCCACCGTCAACCTGGGGGCCAAGTCCGGCCTCGTCGTGGCGAGTGCGCTGCTCGTCGACTACGTCCTCACCGTGGCGGTCTCCGTCTCGGCCGGGGTGGACGCGCTCGGCGACATGTTCGGCACCGTCGGCGAGCACAAGGTCGCCTTCGCGGTCGGCATCGTCGTGGTGCTCTCGGCGATCAACATGCGCGGCATCCGGGAGGCGGGCGTCGCCTTCGCCATCCCGACCTACGGCTTCATGATCGCCATGCTGATCCTCGTCGGGTGGGGGTTCTTCCGGATCTTCGTCCAGGGCGACGAGCTGCGGGCGGCCACGGCGAACATGGAGATCAGGTCGGAGCACGGGCTCACCGTCGGCACCTCCTTCGCCTTCATCTTCCTGCTGGTCAGGGCCTTCTCGTCCGGCTGTGCGGCGCTGACGGGCGTCGAGGCGATCTCGAACGGCGTACCGGCGTTCAAGTCGCCCAAGTCGAAGAACGCGGCGACGACCCTGCTGCTGCTCGGCTCGATCGCGATCGTGATGATCGCCGGCATCATCTTCCTGGCCCGGCGGACCGGGCTGCGCTATGTCGAGTGCTGGACCGCGGATCCGCAGATCGGGTGCGCGGAGAGCCAGGTCATCGGGCCGCTGCCGTTCCCCAAGCAGCCCACGGTCACCGCGCAGCTGGCCGACACGGTCTTCGGCGACTTCCGGGTGGGGTACTTCATCGTCCTCGCCGTGACCGCGCTGATCCTGGTGCTCGCCGCGAACACCGCCTTCAACGGCTTCCCGGTGCTCGGCTCGATCCTCGCCCAGGACCGCTACCTGCCGCGCCAGCTGCACACCCGCGGCGACCGGCTCGCCTTCTCCAACGGCATCGTCTTCCTCGCCGGCTTCGCCGTGGTGCTGATCATCGCCTTCCAGGCCGAGACGACGAAGCTGATCCAGCTCTACATCGTCGGTGTCTTCGTCTCCTTCACGCTGTCGCAGAGCGGCATGATCCGGCACTGGAACCGGCTGCTCAAGACCGAGCGCGACCCCGTGGTCCGGCGCCGGATGAACCGGTCCCGCATGATCAACGGCTTCGGCATGGTGATGACCGGGTTCGTGCTCTTCCTGGTGCTGATCACCAAGTTCCTCAAGGGCGCGTGGATCTCGATCGCGGCGATGGCCGTCATCTTCGTCATCATGGTGGCGATCCGCCGGCACTACGACCACGTCGCCGAGGAGTTGGAGCCGACCGAGGACGCGATGATGCTCCCGGCCCGCAACCACGCCATCGTGCTCGTCTCCAAGCTGCACCTGCCGACGCTGCGTGCGCTCGCGTACGCCCAGGCCACCCGGCCCGACTCGCTGACGGCGCTCACGGTCAACGTCGACATCGCCGACACCCGCAACATCCAGGCCGAGTGGGACCGTCGCGGTGTCTCGGTCCCACTGACGATCATCGACTCGCCCTACCGGGAGATCACCCGGCCGATCATCAACTATGTGAAGTCGCTGCGGCAGGACAAGCCCCGCGACGTCGTCACGGTCTACATCCCGGAGTATGTGGTCGGCCACTGGTGGGAGAACATCCTGCACAACCAGTCCGCGCTGCGGATCAAGGGACGCCTGCTCTTCGAGCCGGGAGTCATGGTGACGAGCGTGCCGTGGCAGCTCACCTCGTCCATCGGTAAGAACCTGGACAAGCTCGACGCTAAGCTGTCGAATACTCCGGCTCGCGGTCCGCGCGCCGGTGAGGTGCCGATCGATGATGAGGTGCGAACGTCGTGACGCTGGAAGAAGGCGAGCGCTTCGAGGTGCTCGTCGGCGAGGTCGCCCATGGTGGCCACTGCGTCGCGCGGCTCCCCGCGGACGCGTCCGGACCGGGGATCGTGATCTTCGTCCGGCACGCCCTGCCGGGGGAGAAGGTCATCGCCGAGGTCACCGAGGTGCACAAGGGCTATGCCCGGGCCGAGGCGGTCGAGATCATCGAGGCGTCGCCGGAGCGGCGGGAAGCCCCGTGCCGTTACGCCCACGCCTTCGGCTGCGGCGGCTGCGATCTGCAGCACGTCACGCCCGCCGCGCAACTGGGGTGGAAGACGGCGGTCGTGCGCGAGCAGCTCAGCCGGCTCGGTGGCGTACCGCCGAGGGAACTTGAAGAGCTCGACGTGCGCGTCGTCGCGCTGCCCGACGTGCCGGGCGAGGCGGAAGGGCTGGGCTGGCGGACCCGGGTGCGCTACAGCATCGATGCCGCCGACCGGGCGGGCCTGCGCAAGCACCGCTCGCACGAGGTGGTCGCGATCGACGAGTGTCTCATCGCGCACCCGGCGATCCGGGCGCTGCCGGTGCTCGACCGACTCTGGCCGAGCGGTGACGACGTGCACACCGTGGCGCCGTCCGGCGGCCCAGCAATGATCATGACCGATCCGTCGGTCCGCGTCACCGAGCACACGCTGCGCCGGGACTTCGACATCGCGGCCGGCGGCTTCTGGCAGGTGCACCCCGCTGCCGCGACCACGCTCGCCGAGACCGTCCTCGACATGCTCAAACCCCAGCCGGGGGAGACCGCCTGGGACCTCTACGGCGGTGCCGGGCTCTTCGCCGCCGTGCTGGGCGACGCCGTCGGCGTCACCGGCCACGTGACCCTCGTCGACTCCGCGCCGGACCTCATCGCCTCGGCCCGGATCAACCTCGGCGACCTGCCGGTGCGGGTCATCGACTCCACGGTCGAGCGGGTGCTCACGCCCAAGCGCTCATCCAAGAAGTCGCGCGGCGGTGGCGGCTCCGCCATGCCGCTGCGCTCCGGCAGCGCCCTGCTCGGCGGACCGATCGACCTCGTGGTGCTGGACCCGCCCCGGACCGGAGCGGGTGCGGCGGTGGTCAAGGCGATCGTCGCGGCGGCACCGCGCGCCGTCGCCTACGTCGCCTGCGACCCGGCCGCGCTCGGCCGCGACGTCGCGACCTTCCGCGAGGCGGGCTGGCGCCTGGTCGAGTGCCGCGCTTACGACTGCTTCCCCAACACCCACCACGTGGAGTGCGTGGCGCTGCTCATGCCCCGGTGACGGGCGGCGGCTCGGCGATCGGCCGACGGCTGCGGACCAGGATCTCGCCGACCGTCGTCACGGGCGCTCCTCGGCCTCGCGTCCCTGAACCCGGGGTTCGCCGAGATCCGGGCGGATCTCCAGACCGGGGCGTCGGCTGCGCCTGCGGGCTGCGCGGCGTGCCAGCAGCGCGGCGACCGTCAGGACCAGCAGGAGCAGGGCGCCGGCGCCGAGGGCGACCCGCACGTTTCGCTCGCTCCGGGCGTTGCGGTCGTCCTGCGCCGCCGCGTAGGACGGGGGGACGAAGGTATTGTCGACGATGAAGGGGACGGTCGGTCTCACGGCACCCGGGCACGAGGCGCCGATCAGGTAGCGTCCGCGCCGGGTGTCTGCCGGGATCGTCACCCTCGTGGAGAACGCCCCCGTCCGCGCCCGGTCCGGCGGGACCTCCGCGGTGCCCAGCGGGGTGCCCTCGAGATCGATGTCGACCCGTGCGCAGTCGAACCCGGCCCCGGTGATCAGAACGGCGGTCCCGCCCGACCCGCCGTCCGGGCTGAGGCGGGTGATCCCCGGCACCCAGAAAGCGCCGGTCACCTGCGGGGGATTTCGCACCGGCCAGATGCATGACGCGAAGACCTGGTGCCGCCCCGGCTTGATATCGCCCGGGATCGTCGGTGCGTGATCGTCGCGGCCCGTGCCGGCGATGGAGGCGTGGACTCGGGCGGGGAAGTTGACGTCGTTGGCGCAGGAGAACCCGGAGACGCTGATGATCACGTCATCGCCGGGCAGGGCGCTGGACGGGTAGACGGTGACGGTCGGCGCGTTCGTGAGCTGATAGCGAGTGCTCGCCAGCTCCGCCTCGTCGTCCCCGCACCGAATGCCGACCGGGTGGCTGCCGTAGGCGTCCTTCGGCGCGGCGATCACGGTCAGGTAGGTCGTGCCGGGCTCGATCACCCGGTCGATGCGGGCGATCGGGCCGAGGGTGTCCCAGACCACGGTGAGGCCTGCGCCACTGGGACAGCTCGCCCCGTCCACCAGGAGAGTGAATTCGTCACCGATGTCGCCGACGGGCGGGCGGAGCTTCGCCTGCGGCCGTGCCGCCGCGGCGCTCGGTGCCGACGCCGTCGGACCGGTACGCGGTGCAGCGCCCGGCGGCTGCCCCGAGGTGCATCCGACCAGGCAGATCAGGCCTAGGAGAAGAAGCAGGAGTGCCCGCGTGGCGCGTGGGGACGACACACCCGGAACGCTACTGGGTATCCGCGATCGACGATGCCCTCCGTTCGGCGGGTGTGTCCCGTCTCCGCCCGGATGTCAAGGTCTTGTGAAGATGACGTTCCGGCGAACGTGACCTTGGGCTGTACACCGATAGACTGCACGGTTATGAGCTCAGAGCAGGCAGGTCGGACCGTCGACGGCATCCTCCCCACGGTCGGCTCACCGCAAGACCTCCGATCGCTGAGTCTCGACGAGCTGACGATGCTCAGCGCCGAGATTCGCGACTTCCTGGTGGCCAAGGTCTCCCGGACCGGCGGACACCTCGGTCCCAACCTGGGTGTGGTCGAGCTCACCCTCGCGATGCACCGGGTCTTCGACTCGCCGCGCGACAAGTTCGTCTTCGACACCGGCCACCAGGCATACGTTCACAAGATCGTGACCGGTCGGCAGGACGGCTTCGACGCGCTGCGCCAGCGCGGCGGCCTCACCGGCTACCCGAGCCAGGCCGAGAGCGAGCACG
This portion of the Allocatelliglobosispora scoriae genome encodes:
- a CDS encoding APC family permease, producing the protein MPNSTSLLKRLLLGRPFRSDRLAHTLLPKRIALPVFASDALSSVAYAPAEILLTLSIAGAGAFIFSPWIALAVAVVMITVVASYRQNVHAYPSGGGDYEVATVNLGAKSGLVVASALLVDYVLTVAVSVSAGVDALGDMFGTVGEHKVAFAVGIVVVLSAINMRGIREAGVAFAIPTYGFMIAMLILVGWGFFRIFVQGDELRAATANMEIRSEHGLTVGTSFAFIFLLVRAFSSGCAALTGVEAISNGVPAFKSPKSKNAATTLLLLGSIAIVMIAGIIFLARRTGLRYVECWTADPQIGCAESQVIGPLPFPKQPTVTAQLADTVFGDFRVGYFIVLAVTALILVLAANTAFNGFPVLGSILAQDRYLPRQLHTRGDRLAFSNGIVFLAGFAVVLIIAFQAETTKLIQLYIVGVFVSFTLSQSGMIRHWNRLLKTERDPVVRRRMNRSRMINGFGMVMTGFVLFLVLITKFLKGAWISIAAMAVIFVIMVAIRRHYDHVAEELEPTEDAMMLPARNHAIVLVSKLHLPTLRALAYAQATRPDSLTALTVNVDIADTRNIQAEWDRRGVSVPLTIIDSPYREITRPIINYVKSLRQDKPRDVVTVYIPEYVVGHWWENILHNQSALRIKGRLLFEPGVMVTSVPWQLTSSIGKNLDKLDAKLSNTPARGPRAGEVPIDDEVRTS
- a CDS encoding class I SAM-dependent RNA methyltransferase; amino-acid sequence: MTLEEGERFEVLVGEVAHGGHCVARLPADASGPGIVIFVRHALPGEKVIAEVTEVHKGYARAEAVEIIEASPERREAPCRYAHAFGCGGCDLQHVTPAAQLGWKTAVVREQLSRLGGVPPRELEELDVRVVALPDVPGEAEGLGWRTRVRYSIDAADRAGLRKHRSHEVVAIDECLIAHPAIRALPVLDRLWPSGDDVHTVAPSGGPAMIMTDPSVRVTEHTLRRDFDIAAGGFWQVHPAAATTLAETVLDMLKPQPGETAWDLYGGAGLFAAVLGDAVGVTGHVTLVDSAPDLIASARINLGDLPVRVIDSTVERVLTPKRSSKKSRGGGGSAMPLRSGSALLGGPIDLVVLDPPRTGAGAAVVKAIVAAAPRAVAYVACDPAALGRDVATFREAGWRLVECRAYDCFPNTHHVECVALLMPR